In Amycolatopsis sp. FBCC-B4732, the genomic stretch CGGACAGGTGGCCCTCTTCCACCGCGGCGACGTCGGCGAGACCCGAGCCGGCGGCCAGCTTGGTGATGAGGTCCTGGTGGTACGGGCCGCCCTGGCCGGTCTTGCGGTGGGTGACCTTGATGTTGGGGTGCAGCCGCTCGTACTCCGGGATGAGTGCCTCGTAGCCGAACTCGGTGAACGTCGACAGCGTGAGCTCGACGTGCTCGTTCGGGTTCGCGGCGGCCGGCGTCTGGTCACCACCGCCACCGCAGGCCGTGGCGCCGAGCGCCGTCATCGTGATGCCCAGTGCGAGGACCAGGCCGTTCCGGATCGTTCTCACGTGTCCAACCACCTTGTTGACGGGAATGAGCGCTCTCACTGCTGGGAGCCGATCTGGGAGCGCTCCCAGGTGTCGCAGAGTCTGCTGGGGCCCTCCACCGGTGTCAAGGGGTCGTAACCGGAGTGTTTCCTGCGAGGAGCGCTCCCGGACTTCGTCCACGCTTGCCGGTTAAGCTGTCGACGTCCGGGTGGTTGAGGGAGCGAGGGCGGTAGGTGTGGGGCCTCGAGCAGGGGATGAAGAGCGGCCGACGCTGGAGGACGTCGCGGCGTTCGCCGGCGTCTCGCGGTCGACGGCGTCGCGCGCGCTGAACGACGACGCGTACGTCAGCGCGGCGGCGCGCGAGAAGGTCCAAGCCGCGGCCCGTGACCTGGGCTATTCCCCCAACCAGGCGGCCCGTTCGCTGGTCACCCGCCGCACCGGCGCGATCGCCGTGGTGCTCTCGGAGCCGGAAGCCCGGCTCCTCGACGACCCGTACCGGACGTCGGTCATGCGCGCCGGGTACCGCGAGCTCGCCGACATCGGCCGCCAGATGGTGCTGATCTTCAGCGACACGCGCGAAGACCTGAGCAAGACGGTCCGGTTCCTCGAGGGCGGGCACGTCGACGGCGCGCTGGTGTTCGCGCCGCACCGCGCCGACCCGCTCCCCAAGGCACTGCGCCTGCTGCGCATCCCGGTGGTGTTCGGCGGCCAGGCGGCCGGCATCCGCCGCGGCGTCCACGTGGTCGACTTCGACAACGAGGGCGGCGCCCGCCTGGCGGTGGAACACCTGGTCGCGGCCGGGCGGCGGCGCATCTGCACGATCGCCGGGCCCCAGGACCAGAGCGCCTCGATCGACCGCCTCGCCGGCTGGCGCAAGACCCTCCTCGACGCCGGCCTCGACCCCGCCGACCTGGTCGAAGAGGCCGACTTCACGCTGTCCGGCGGCGCGAACGCGATGTCCGCCCTGCTCGCCCGCCACCCGGACCTCGACGCGGTGTTCGTGGCGAGCGACATGATGGCGGTGGGCGCACTGCGCACCCTGGACGCGGCGGGCCGCCGCATCCCGGCCGACGTGGCGGTGGTCAGCTTCGACGACAACGCGACCCTCGCCCCGGCGATGGACCCGCCGCTGACGTCGGTGCACCAGGACCCGCGCGAGCAGGTCCACGCGATGGTGGAGACGCTGCTGCAGCTGCTCGACGACCAGAGCCTGAAACCGCGGCAGCAGGTCCTGCCGGTCTCGCTGGCGGTGCGCGCCTCGAGCTGAGGTTCGGTTGCGCGCGCCTCCAGCTGACGTTCGGGCCGCTCCCGCCGGGCGGCCCTCGGCGGTGCGCGCCTCGAGCTGAATTCCCGCACCGGCGGAGGCGAGGGTGTGCACGGCCGCAGCCGGCCCGCATCGACCCGCCCTTCGAGTCCGCCCGTTTCACGCGCTGCCGCCATTCGGGCGTGCGCCGATCTCTCGCGTGCTCAAACCGTGGGTCCGGTCGACGGCGTCGATAGGTGTCACCCTTCCGGCCGAGATGTACGCCTTCGGCGCTAAACGGCGTTTCCTCACCACTCCAAGTCACCACAAGACTGCGCCGAACGAGTGAGGCACCCACTATCGGGTGGAGCTGTTCAGGAGTGTTCAGCGGACCGTCGTTCGCCCCGTGCGCAGAAGTGACGTCGGCGGCCGGGGTGTCCTTCTGACTCGATTCTTTACATCCAGGTTTCCGGCTGGCTACCGTCTGCGCCTGGAAGCGCTCCCAGATCGCTGGCTCCCTACGGACAAAGGAGTTCCGCAGCCATGCGTTCCTCTCCCCGATGGCGCAGAACGCGCCGCTCGCGCGGCCTGGCCCTGGCCACCGCCGTGGTCGCGGCCGCCGCCGCGCTGATCGCCCCACCACCGGCGCTCGGCGCCGATGTCGCCTGTTCCGTCACCTACACCACCAACGACTGGGACTCCGGGTTCACCGCCAACGTCTCGCTGCGCAACGACGGCTCGCCGCTCGACAGCTGGAAGGTCGGCTGGACCTTCCTCGACGGCCAGAAGGTCCAGCAGGGCTGGAGCGCCACCTTCGCCCAGACCGGCGCCGCGGTCACCGCGTCGAACCTGTCCTACAACGGCCACCTCGGCACCGGGGCGAGCACCAGCTTCGGCTTCAACGGCTCGAAGGGCTCCGCCAACCGGCCGCCGGCCGACTTCTCCGTCAACGGCACCGCGTGCACCGGCGCCAACAAGGCCCCGACCGTCACCCTGACCGCGCCCACGTCCACCGGCACCTACTACGCCCCCGCGACGATCCCGCTCGCCGCGACCGCCGCGGACAGCGACGGCACCGTCAGCAAGGTCGAGTTCTACGCCGGCGACACGCTGCTGGCCACCGACACGGCCGCGCCGTTCGAGGGCAGCTGGGGCAACGTCCCGGCCGGGACGTACTCGGTCACCGCGAAGGCCTACGACAACAAGGGCGCGAGCACGTCGTCCAGCCCGGTCAGCGTCAAGGTGCTGTCCGGTCCCACGATCGTCGCCACCCCGGCGACCGCGCAGGTCAAGCAGGGCGGCACGGCGACGTTCGCCGTCAGCCTCGCCGGCGCGCCGACCGCCCCGGTGACCGTCGCCGTCGCGCGGACGGCGGGCAGCACCGACCTCACCGCGAGCCCCACGAGCGTCACCTTCTCGACGACGAACTGGAACACCCCCCAGAACGTCACCGTGACGAGCGCCGACAACGGGGGAGCGCTGGGCAGCGCCACCTTCACCGCGAGCAGCTCCGGCTACACCGCGGCCACGGTGACGGTGAACGAGATCTCGTCGTCCACTTCGGACTACCAGCTCGCGTTCCTCACGCAGTACAACAAGATCAAGGACCCGAACAACGGCTACTTCCGCAAGTTCGGGAACATCCTGGTGCCCTACCACTCGATCGAGACGCTCATCGTCGAGGCGCCGGACCAGGGGCACGAGACGACGTCGGAGGCGTTCAGCTACTACCTGTGGCTGGAGGCGTCCTACGGCCGGATCACCGGTGACTGGGCCCCGTTCAACCAGGCCTGGACGTCGATCGAGACCTACGCGATCCCGTCCGCGGCCGACCAGCCGGGCAACTCCGGCTACAACGCGAGCAAGCCGGCGACCTACGCGGCCGAGTACCCGAGCCCGAAGCAGTACCCGTCGCAGCTGCAGTCGAACGTCTCGGTCGGGGCCGACCCGATCGCGGCGGAGCTGAAGGCGGCCTACGGCTCGGCGGACGTCTACGGCATGCACTGGCTGCTCGACGTGGACAACATCTACAAGTTCGGCCACTGCGAAGACGGCACGAACACCGCGCCGGCGTTCATCAACACCTTCCAGCGCGGTTCGCAGGAATCGGTCTGGGAAACGGTCACGCAGCCCAGCTGCGACGTGCTGAAGTTCGGCGGCAAGAACGGCTACCTCGACCTGTTCACCGGCGACTCGTCGTACGCGAAGCAGTGGAAGTACACCAACGCGCCCGACGCGGACGCCCGCGCCGTGCAGGTGGCCTTCCAGGCCGAGAAGTGGGCGGCCGCGCAGGGCAAGAGCGCGGACGTTTCGGCGGTCGTCAAGAAGGCGTCGAAGATGGGCGACTACCTCCGGTACTCGCTGTTCGACAAGTACTTCAAGAAGATCGGCAACTGCGTCGGCGCGTCCAGCTGCGCCGCGGGCACCGGCAAGGACAGCGAGCACTACCTCGTCTCCTGGTACTACGCCTGGGGCGGCTCGATGGACTCGTCCAGCGCCTGGGCGTGGCGGATCGGTGACGGCGCGGCCCACCAGGGCTACCAGAACCCCTTGGCCGCGTACGCGCTTTCGGCGGACCCCGGCCTGAAGGTCACCTCGGCCACCGGCGCGAGCGACTGGGCGACCAGCCTCGGCCGGCAGCTGGAGTTCCTGCAGTGGCTGCAGTCGTCCGAAGGCGGGCTCGCCGGCGGCGCGACCAACAGCTGGGAAGGCCAGTACGGCACCCCGCCGTCCGGCACGCCGACGTTCTACGGGATGTTCTACGACCAGCAGCCGGTCTGGCACGACCCGCCGAGCAACCAGTGGTTCGGCTTCCAGACGTGGGGCATGGAGCGGATCGCCGAGTACTACCAGGCGACGAACGACGCCCGCGCCAAGAAGATCCTCGACAAGTGGGTGCCCTGGGCGATCGCGAACACCACGGTCGGGGCCGGCGGGAGCTTCCAGATCCCGGCGGACCTGGGCTGGAGCGGCGCGCCGGACACCTGGAACGCGACCAGCCCGGGCTCGAACACGAGCCTGCACGTCACGGTGAAGAACTACAGCAACGACGTCGGGGTCGCGGCCTCGCTCGCCAAGACGCTGCTCTACTACGCGTCCGGGTCGAGCAACGCCCAGGCGAAGACGGTCGGCGAGCAGCTGCTGACCGCGCTGTCGGCGAACACCGACACCCAGGGCATCGCGGTGCCGGAGACCCGGACGGACTACAACCGGTTCGACGACGCCTACAACGCCACCACGGACCAGGGGCTGTACGTCCCCACCGGCTGGACGGGCACGATGCCGAACGGCGACCCGATCAACTCCAGCTCGAC encodes the following:
- a CDS encoding glycoside hydrolase family 48 protein, which translates into the protein MRSSPRWRRTRRSRGLALATAVVAAAAALIAPPPALGADVACSVTYTTNDWDSGFTANVSLRNDGSPLDSWKVGWTFLDGQKVQQGWSATFAQTGAAVTASNLSYNGHLGTGASTSFGFNGSKGSANRPPADFSVNGTACTGANKAPTVTLTAPTSTGTYYAPATIPLAATAADSDGTVSKVEFYAGDTLLATDTAAPFEGSWGNVPAGTYSVTAKAYDNKGASTSSSPVSVKVLSGPTIVATPATAQVKQGGTATFAVSLAGAPTAPVTVAVARTAGSTDLTASPTSVTFSTTNWNTPQNVTVTSADNGGALGSATFTASSSGYTAATVTVNEISSSTSDYQLAFLTQYNKIKDPNNGYFRKFGNILVPYHSIETLIVEAPDQGHETTSEAFSYYLWLEASYGRITGDWAPFNQAWTSIETYAIPSAADQPGNSGYNASKPATYAAEYPSPKQYPSQLQSNVSVGADPIAAELKAAYGSADVYGMHWLLDVDNIYKFGHCEDGTNTAPAFINTFQRGSQESVWETVTQPSCDVLKFGGKNGYLDLFTGDSSYAKQWKYTNAPDADARAVQVAFQAEKWAAAQGKSADVSAVVKKASKMGDYLRYSLFDKYFKKIGNCVGASSCAAGTGKDSEHYLVSWYYAWGGSMDSSSAWAWRIGDGAAHQGYQNPLAAYALSADPGLKVTSATGASDWATSLGRQLEFLQWLQSSEGGLAGGATNSWEGQYGTPPSGTPTFYGMFYDQQPVWHDPPSNQWFGFQTWGMERIAEYYQATNDARAKKILDKWVPWAIANTTVGAGGSFQIPADLGWSGAPDTWNATSPGSNTSLHVTVKNYSNDVGVAASLAKTLLYYASGSSNAQAKTVGEQLLTALSANTDTQGIAVPETRTDYNRFDDAYNATTDQGLYVPTGWTGTMPNGDPINSSSTFGSIRSFYKSDPQWPKVQAYLDGGAAPTFTYHRFWAQSEIATAFAAHVALFG
- a CDS encoding LacI family DNA-binding transcriptional regulator; protein product: MEDVAAFAGVSRSTASRALNDDAYVSAAAREKVQAAARDLGYSPNQAARSLVTRRTGAIAVVLSEPEARLLDDPYRTSVMRAGYRELADIGRQMVLIFSDTREDLSKTVRFLEGGHVDGALVFAPHRADPLPKALRLLRIPVVFGGQAAGIRRGVHVVDFDNEGGARLAVEHLVAAGRRRICTIAGPQDQSASIDRLAGWRKTLLDAGLDPADLVEEADFTLSGGANAMSALLARHPDLDAVFVASDMMAVGALRTLDAAGRRIPADVAVVSFDDNATLAPAMDPPLTSVHQDPREQVHAMVETLLQLLDDQSLKPRQQVLPVSLAVRASS